From the genome of Thauera chlorobenzoica:
GTTGTTCGGGCTGATGGCGAGAAAGTCCGGAGCGAATTGTTCCTCGCGGCGCAGGTCGATCTTTCGCACCGCGTACTCGAGGCCCAGCTCTTCGAGCGCGATCGAGATCTTGTAGCCGTTGGGGGTGCCCCAGGTGTGCAGAGTGATCATGTGCGTATCATGTTCCGGAAGTGCCGGCGCCGGCCTGTAGAGCGCTTTTCCGGGCCGGGAACGAAGGTGCCCGGCAATCGCCGTCGCGTTCGAGGATACCACCCCGGCGCGGGCGGGATCATGCCGCGGGGTCGGTCTTGCCGCGGAACGGCGGGGCTGCGGGGCGGGATGGCGCCTCGCCGCGGTCCAGGGCGGTGGTGTTGTCGAGGGTGCGCACCGCAGCGACCCGGGCGGCATGGAGGGCGTGGGCGATGCCGCTCTTGTCGCGACAGCCGCGGGCGATTGCGCCTGCGTCGAGCGCGCGCACCGCCTGCGCGGCTGCGCGCCAGCGCGCCAGCGGCGGCCAGCTCGCGGTCTGGTTCGGCGCGGCGGCGCCGCGGCCGGCATGGTCGCAGGCGGCGGCCTGGAGCATCCGCTCGAAGCGTTCGGGGCGGCGCAGGACGTCGCAGCGCTCGAGCAGTTCCACCACCGTCTGCGGGCGCAGCACCGCCACCTGGCCGAGGATGCCGTGTTCGCGCGCGACCATCTCGGCGAGTTCGCGGCACTCGGCCGGCGCCTTCAGGCGGATCGAGACTTCACGCGCGCGCCGCGCACTGGCGGCTTCATGGCCGTAGTGGTGCGGCAGGACGTGGGCGGGAGTGTCGCCCTTGCCGAGGTCGTGCATCAGGCAGGCCCAGCGCACCGCCAGCGGCAGGGCGCAGGCGGCGGCATGGTCGAGCACCTGCAGCACGTGTTCGCCGGTGTCGATCTCAGGGTGGTACTGGGCCGGCTGGGGAATGCCGAACAGGCGGTCGAGCTCGGGCAGCAGGCGGGCCAGTGCGCCGCAGTCGCGCAGGCTGCGGATCATGCGCGAAGGCCGCGCCTCCATCAGACCGCGGGCGAATTCCTGCCAGACGCGCTCGGCGACGAGGTGGTCGACCTCGCCGCTTGCGACCATCCGGCGCATCAGCGCCAGGGTTTCGGGCGCCACGGTAAACGCGGTGAAGCGCGCGGCAAAGCGTGCCACGCGCAGGATGCGCAGCGGATCCTCGGCGAAGGCCGGGGAGACGTGGCGGAATATGCGTGCTTCGAGGTCGCGCACGCCGCCGTAGGGGTCGATCAGGCGGCCTTCGCCGTCACGCGCGATGGCGTTGATGGTGAGGTCGCGGCGCAGCAGGTCTTGTTCGAGGGTGACCTCCGGGGAAGCGTGGCAGACGAAGCCGGTGTAGCCGTGGCCGGATTTGCGCTCGGTGCGGGCGAGCGCGTACTCCTCATTGGTTTCGGGATGGAGAAAAACCGGGAAATCCCGCCCCACCGGGCGGAAGCCCTGCGCGAGCATGGCTTCTGGGGTGCTGCCGACCACCACCCAGTCGCGGTCCTGGACCGGCAGCCCGAGCAGGGCGTCGCGCACGGCGCCGCCGACGACGTACGCCTGCATCAGCCGTACAAGTCCTCTTCCGCAATCGACTCGCTTTCGCTGTGCGCCGCCGCGGCCCAATCCTGCATGTGGGGGTTGGCGAGCAGGGTGGCGAGATAGTCGCCGGCGGCGCCCGCGGGCTTCACGCCGAAGGTGCGGAAGCGGAACGCGACCGGGGCGAAGGCGGCGTCGGCGAGGCTGAAGGCGCCGAACAGGTAGGGGCCGCCCGCGCCGAAGCGGCTGCGGCAGTCGCTCCAGATCGTGCCGACGCGGGCGATGTCGGCGTCCACCTCGGGGCTGTGGCCGAAGCCGGCATAGTCCTTGCGGATGTTCATCGGCATGCGCCCGCGCAGATTCTGGAAGCCGGAGTGCATCTCGGCGGTGACGGCGCGGGCGACGGCGCGCGCGGTGCCGTCGGCGGGCAGCAGCGCGGGGTTCTTTTCGGCGAGGTATTCGCCGATCGCCAGCGAATCCCAGACCGCGAGGCCGTGATCGATCAGGCAGGGCACCTTGCCCGAAGGCGAATGCGACAGGATGCGCTCACGGCTGCCGGGGATGAACAGCGGGATGCGGATCTCCTCGAAGGTGAAGCCGCCCTCGCGCGCCGCCAGCCAGGCGCGCAGGGACCAGGACGAGTAGTTCTTGTTGCCGATGATCAGTTTCATCGCAGACTCCGGGTCACGGGAAAAAGGAGGAAAGGTTCGGGGGTCAGCGTCGTGCATGGCCGCGGAACGGGGGGTAGTGGGCGCGCGCCGCCTTCGGGCCGAGCCAGCCCGGCACCGCCGCTTCGATCGCGGTCGGCTGCAGGCCGAAGGGCAGCGGCACGCCGTGGGCGACGTTGTCGACTCTCATCGAGCGCACGTTGTCGCGACTCATCAGCGGTTGCGGTGCGAGCTCCATCAGGCGTGCCTGCAGCAACGCCAGGCTTTCGGGCAGGGGCAGCACGAGGCGCGGCCTGGCGGTCAGCGCGGCGACGTAGTCGACGAGCTGGCGCAGGGTGTAGACGGTGGGGCCGGCGAGCTCATAGGTCTGGCCGGCGGCTTCGGGGCGGACCAGGCACTGATACATGACTTCGGCGACGTCCTCCACGTGCACCGGCTGGAAGCGCGTGCCGGCGCCGGCCAGCGGCAGGACCGGGAACAGGGCGACGAGCCCGGCGAACAGGTTGAGGAAGTGGTCGCCGCGGCCGAACACCACCGAGGGACGCAGGATCGTCCAGGCGATGTCCGTGCCGGCGGCGCGGATCGCCGTTTCCCCGGCGGCCTTCGAGCGCTGGTATTCGGAAGGACCGTCGCTGCTGGCGCCCAGCGCGCTGATGTGCACCAGCCGGGGCACGGCGGCGGCGCGACAGGCGGCGACGATCTTCTGCGGTAGCTCGACGTGGGCACGGGCGAAATCCGGGCCGTAGGGGGTGCCCGGGCGCGAGTGGAGGATGCCGACCATGCTGACCACCGCGTCGGCGCCGTCGACCAGGCTGGCGAGGGTGGCGGGGTCATGGACGTCGGCCTCGATCACCTCCACCGTGGGCAGCAGCAGCAGGGCGCCGGCGCGGCTGCGGCGGCGGGTCGCAACGAGCACGCTCATGCCCGCTGCGGACAGGCGGTTGGCGATGGCGCCGCCGATAAAGCCGGAACCGCCGATGAGGACGACGCGTTGGGGAATCATGGCCTGGCTCGCTCGATGAGGTTGGTCGGGGGCCGCTGCGCGGAAATCGCGCCGGCGGCGGTGGCAAGGATGCGAGGTGCGTTTTCCGGAAGCTTACTCGCTGGCGAGGCTGGGGGCGACCGTGCCGAGCCGTGCCTGCAGCGACTGCGGCTTTTTTTCCAGCATCGCCGAATACACCACGGCGTTGGCCAGCACTTTCTTCACGTAGTCGCGGGTTTCGTCGAAGGGGATGGTTTCGATGTAGATCGCGCCTTCGAGCGGTACGGCATCGCGCCAGCGCCGGGCGCGGCTCGGGCCGGCGTTGTAGCCGGCGCTGGCCAGCACCGGGTGGCGGTCGAGCCCTTCCATGATCAGGCGCATGTAGCTGGTGCCGAGCAGGACGTTGGTGTGCGGATCACTCAGCCGGCGCGGATGATAGTCGCTCAGCCCGATCTTGCCGGCGACCCACTTGGCGGTAGCGGGCATTACCTGCATCAGCCCCTGGGCGCCAGCGCTGGAGCGCGCCGGTGCGGCAAAGCGGCTTTCCTGGCGCATCAGCCCATACACCCAGCCCAGGTCCAGCCCCTGGGCGTGGACCTGGGGTTCGATCAGGTCGCGGTACGGAGTCAGGAAGCGCAGCTCGAAGTTGCTGCGCGGGTTGGCCAGTTCGGCGGTGTTGATCGTGCGATCGTAGAGCTCGTGGCGCAGTGCCAGGTGGGCGGCGGCAAGGCGGAAGGCTTCGTCGCGGTCGCGCACCCCCCAGATCCATTCGCGCAGGGCTTCGGTGCGCAGCTCGAGCCGGTAGAGCGCGAGCGCACGGCGCAGGCTGGGGTCGCGCTCGGCTTCTTCCAGGCGCGCGCGCGGCAGCGGTGCGGTGGCCGGCGGCGGGGCGAAGGCGTGGCCGAGGGCTTCGCCCGCCAGCATGCCGTAGAAGTGGGCTTCGCCGGCGATGCGGCGGAACAGGGCCTCGGCCTGCCCGGCCTCGCCGGACGCTGCGTAGGCACGGCCGAGCCAGTAGGTCCAGTCGGCACTGTCGCGCTCGTCGACGGGCATCTGCTCGATGGCGCTGCGCACCGCCTGCCAGTCCTGCACGCGCAGCGCCGCCCGCACTCGCCAGGCGCGCTGCAGCGGGGTGCTGTCGATGGTGCCGGCGGCGGCGAAGAGGGCGCCGGCCTCGGGCAGCTGGTCGATCGCGGCATGGGTGGCGATGACCAGATGGGCGTAGCCGCGCTCGTCGGCGCCGAGGCGGTCCTGGATGCGCAGCAGGCGGACGTGCGCCGCGCGCGCATCCTCGCGCGCCAGGCGTGCCAGTGCGGCCAGTGCCAGTTCGCGCCCGGCGCGGGTGACGGCGAAATTGGCCGGCAGGCGGTCGAGCCAGGGGGCAGGGGAGCGGATGGCCTGCTCCAGGCTGGGCGCGGCCGGTGCCGAGGCGGGAGGCAGCAGGGACAGGCTGGCGAGTGCGGTGTTCGGCGTGCGGCTGTCGATCTGGCGACGGATCCGCCACCAGACGCGCTCTTCGTCCACCTGGCCGCTTGCTGCGGCGTTGCGGAGCGGCAGTTCGCAGGCGGCGGGGGCGTCGCTCAGCGTCTCCCAGCGGGAGGCGACTTCGCTGGCGGCGTTGGCGTCGCCGGTCAGCAGGCGCGCTGTCCACGCGGTGCAGCGCAGCTCGGCATCGGGGTTCTGGAGCGCCGGGTAAAGCGCCATGAATGCGGCCCAGTCGCCGTCGCCGGCAAGGCGGCGCAGCCAGTCGGCGCGCAGGCGTTCGGCGAGGTTGCTGCCCGCCGCGGCGGTGAGGAAGGCCTGCAACTCGGCCGTCGGTGGTGGCTCGCTGCGGGCGAGCTTGTTGACCAGCAGCCAGTAGCGCGGGTAGATGTCGAGCGGGTGAGCGGTGGATACCGCGGCGAGCCGCTCCAGGGTGTTGCGGTCGCCGCTGCGCAGGGCCTCGCGGGCGGCGAGGATGCGTTGTTCCGCCTCGTCGGTGACGGGGGATTGTGCGTGGAGTACGCCGGGAAACAGGGAAACCGCGGCAAACAGGCTTGCCCAGAACGTTTTTTTCATGCCTAGTGATGCTTCTGATCGGGTAATCAACATAGCACAGCGATGACGTCTGCTCTCTCCTCCAGAACCGACAGCGACGCGCGCCGCAAGCGGATGCGCGAGCATGCCCTGAAGCTGCGCCAGGCATTGCCCGCGGAGACCCGCGCCGCGCTCACCCTGCGCCTGGGTCGGCACCTCGACCGGCTGATCGCCGATTTGCAGCCGGCTTCGGTGGGGTTTTGCTGGCCGTACCGCGCCGAACCCGACCTGCGCGACTGGGTCCGGTGCTGGCTGGCGGCGGCCTCGGGGCGGGTGGCGGCCCTGCCGGTGGTGGTGGAACGCCACGCGCCGATGCTGTTTCGCGCGTGGACGCCGGGCGTGCCGATGCCGCTCGACCGCCATGGCATTCCTCATCCGGCTGCGGGCGAGAGCCTGGTGCCCGACGTGCTGCTGGTGCCGCTCAATGCCTTCGACGACCGCGGCTACCGCCTCGGTTACGGCGGCGGCTACTTCGACCGCACCCTCGCGGTGATGTCGACCGTTGCGGTCGGTGTCGGTTTCGAACTCGGGCGGGTTCCGGACACCCTGCCGCAGGCGCACGACCGGCCGATGGACTGGCTTGCGACCGAGGCCGGGGTGATGAGGGCACGGTGCCCGCCGGGGGCGTGTCGCTAGTTCCCCGCCGGTGCGCCCCTTCCCGCCGCCCGCGTGCTCAGTCGCCGGTGCCGGAGAGGAACAGGCGATAGGCCGGGTTGTCGCTTTCGGCGACGTATTCGTAGCCCAGGCGCTGGAGGAAGCCGGCGAACGCCGGCTTGTCCGCGGGGGGGACCTGCATGCCGACGAGCACGCGGCCGAAGTCCGAGCCGTGGTTGCGGTAATGGAACAGCGAGATGTTCCAGTCCGAGCGCAGATTGGAGAGAAACTTCATCAGTGCGCCGGGACGTTCGGGGAAGGTGAACCGGTACACGACCTCGTTGTCGGCCTGCGGCGAGCGCCCGCCCACCATGTAGCGGACGTGGGTTTTCGCCATCTCGTCGTCGGTGAGATCGAGCGCAGGCAATTCGTGGCGCGCGAGCATCTCGACCAGGCGGCCGACTTCACCGCGATTGTGCACGGTGACGCCGACGAAGATGTGGGCGAGCTCGGTGTCGGCGTAGCGGTAGTTGAACTCGGTGATGTTGCGGTTGCCGATCACGCTGATGAATTTCCGGAACGAGCCGGGCTTTTCCGGGATCGTCACCGCCAGCAGCGCTTCGCGCTGTTCGCCGAGCTCGGCGCGTTCGGCGATGAAGCGCAGGCGGTCGAAGTTCATGTTTGCCCCCGAAGCCACCGCGACCAGGTTCTTGTCGCGCAACTTGTGACGGCGGGCGTATTCCTTGGCGCCGGCGACGGCGAGCGCGCCGGAGGGTTCGAGGATGGAGCGGGTGTCCTCGAAGACGTCCTTGATCGCCGCGCAGATGGCGTCGTTGTCGACCAGGATCATCTCGTCCACGTACTGCTGGCAGAGGCGGAAGGTCTCGTCGCCGACGCGCTTGACCGCGGTGCCGTCGGCAAAGATGCCGACCTGCTCGAGTTCCACCGGCCGTCCCTCGGCGAGCGACAGCGTCATCGCGTTGGCATCGACGGTCTCGACTCCGATGACTTTCGTCTCCGGGCGCAGGCGCTTGATGTAGGCAGCCACCCCGGCGAGCAGGCCGCCGCCGCCGACCGCGCAGAACACCGCGTGGATCGGTTTCGGGTGGGCGCGCAGGATTTCCATGCCGATGGTGCCCTGGCCGGCGATCACGTCGGGGTCGTCGAAGGGGTGGACGAACGTCAGCTTCTCGTTCTTTTCCAGCTCCTTGGCATGGGTGTAGGCGTCGGAGTAGGACTCTCCGGCGAGCACCACTTCGCCGCCGCGGGCCTTGACCGCATCGACCTTGATCTGGGGCGTGGTGTCCGGCATCACGATTACTGCGCGCACGCCCAGCTTCGCGGCCGATAGTGCCACGCCCTGGGCGTGGTTGCCGGCCGAGGCGCAGATCACCCCCCGGCGCAGGGCCTGCGGCGACAGCCTGGCCATCTTGTTGTAGGCGCCGCGGATCTTGAAGCTGAACACCGGCTGCATGTCCTCGCGCTTCAGGTAGATGCGGTTGTGGGTGCGCGCCGACAGGTTGGTGGCGAGGTCGAGCGGGGTTTCGACGGCGACGTCGTACACCTGCGCGGTGAGGATGCGTTCCAGGTAATCCGTGGGGGTGCTCATGGCCGGCTTGTGCTCTGCTGCAAAGCGTTCGAGCGTAACAGCCGATCCTGCACCGCGGCAAGCCCGGGGCCGACAGTGCGGGGCCGGAGCGGGGCGCAGGGGCGCCTCCGGCGGCAGAGGCCTGTCCGTGCCCGCGCTCAGGTGTCGCTGGCGCCCGGAATGCCCTGCATGGCCCGGGCCTGGCGATCGATGAACTCCTGGGTGGAATCGATGCCGCGCAGCTGGAGGATGGTCGAGCGCACTGCGGCTTCGAGCAGGACCGCGAGGTTGCGACCGGCGGCGACCGGCAGCACCACGCGTGCGACGCGCACGCCGAGGATGTCCTGCTGTTCCTGCTGCAGCGGCAGGCGGCTGGGGTCGCCGGCACCGGGCTGGCGGCGCTCGAGGTGGCACACCAGGCGCAGGCGCATCTTCCGCCGGCACGCCGTTTCGCCGAAGATGGTGCGGATGTTGAGGATCCCCAGGCCGCGCACTTCGATGAAGTCCTGCAGCATCTCGGGGGAGCGTCCTTCCAGCACCGCGGGGGCGATGCGCGACAGCTCGACGATGTCGTCGGCGACCAGTCCGTGCCCGCGCGAAATCAGCTCGAGGGCGAGTTCGGACTTGCCCGCCCCCGAATCACCGGTGATCAGCACGCCGAGGCCGAGCACGTCCATGAACACCCCATGCAGGGAGATCTTTTCGGCGAGCTCGCGCGACAGATGCAGGCGCAGCAGGTCGATCACGCTGGCCGACGGCTGCGGTGTGGTAAACAGCGCCACGTCGTAGGTCTGGCAGGCGCCCAGGAGGACGGCCACCGCTTCGCAGCCATCGGCGACGATGATCGCCGGCGGCCGTGCGGCGAGGATTTCCTTGATGTGGTGCGAAACCTTGTCGTGGGACTGACGCAGGGACCAGGCCAGTTCCGCCGCACCGAGGACCTGCAGGCGGGAAGGGTGGATCAGGTTGAGGTGGCCGACCAGGTCGGCGGGCCAGATGCGTTCGTCGGCGACCGAAATGCGGGCGTCGAGCCGGCCGCTCACATGGGTGAGCTGCAGGCTGTGGCGGTGGGCTTCATACAGCCGCGCGACGCTGGTCTGACGCATCGGCGCCCCAGTTCAGGAACATCCGGTGGATGGTGGCCGCGTCCGGAGCGTTCTGCAGGGTGTCGCGGAAATCGCGGTCGCTGAACATCTGGGCAAGCTCGGAGAGCAGTTGCAGGTGGGTTTCGTTCGCCTGCTCGGGAACCAGCAGGACGAACAGCATGTTCACCGGGCGGCCGTCGGGGGCGTCGAACTGCACGGGGGTGGCCAGGCGCAGGAAGGCGCCGGCGGCTTCCTTGAGTCCCTTGATGCGGCCGTGGGGAATGGCGATACCCTGGCCGAGGCCGGTGGAACCGAGGCGTTCGCGGGTGAAAAGGCTGTCGAACACCGTGCTGCGGGCGATGCCCTGGTTGTTCTCGAAAAGAAGGCCAGCCTGTTCGAAGACGCGTTTCTTGCTGCTGGCTTCGAGGTCGACCACCACGTTGGACAGTGGCAGGAGTTGGGGTATGAGGCTCATTCGCTGGGAAATTTGTGCAGTGCCCGTGCCGCGGGTGCCTGGTGAGGCAGGGGAGCGGCCCGGGCCGCATGTAAACGGCGGCGTGAAAACGCGCGCATTATAAACGTAGCCCGGGCCTTGAACTGCAAAGAAAGCGTCAGGCTTCGGGAACCTGGTGCTTCAGCGCATCGTGGTTGTGCTCGGCCTGCTTCTGCTTGTATTTCTGCACCTGGCGGTCGAGCTTGTCGGCCATGGCGTCGATCGCCGCGTACAGGTCGGCATCGTCGCTTTCGACGAAGATGTCCTTGCCGCGCACGTGCAGGGTGACTTCGGCTTTCTGCCTGAGCTTTTCCACCGAGAGGATCACCGCAACGCTGGTGACGTTGTCGAAGTGGCGGATCACGCGATCCAGCTTCGAGCTCACGTAGTCACGGATGGCCGGGGTGACTTCGATATGGTGCCCGGTGATGTTGAGGTTCATGCTAACTCCTGTTGATGTCAGATGGACTTGCGCAGACTGACCGGCGGAATATTCAGTGATTCGCGGTACTTGGCGATCGTCCGCCGCGCGACCACGATACCCTGCTGGCCCAGAACTTCTGCAATCCTGGCGTCGGATAGCGGTTTCTTGCTGTCTTCGGCATCGACCAACTGGCGAATCAGCGCACGAATCGCCGTCGAGGATGCCGCTCCACCGGTGTCGGTGGCGACGTGGCTGCCGAAGAAATACTTGAGTTCGAATACGCCGCGCGGGGTCGCCATGAATTTCTGCGTGGTGACGCGCGATACGGTGGATTCGTGCAGCTCGAGCTGGTCTGCGATCTCCCGGAGAGTGAGTGGCCGCATCGCCACGTCTCCATGATCGAAGAACTGCCGCTGCTGGTCAACGATCGCCTGGGAAACGCGCAGGATGGTGTCGAAGCGCTGCTGCACGTTCTTGATCAGCCAGCGCGCTTCCTGCAACTGGGCACCGAGTCCGCCGCCCTGGGCGCGGTTCTGTTGCAGCAGGCTGGCGTACAGGCGGTTGATCCGCAAGCGCGGCATGGCTTCCTGGTTGAGGCGTACCGTCCACTGCCCGCGCAGCTTGCGCACGATGACGTCGGGCAGCACGTAGCGGGTTTCGTGCAGGCTGTAGCGCATGCCCGGATGCGGGTCGAGGCTGCAGATCAGCGCCTGGGCGGCGCGCAGGCTGTCGTCGTCGCAGCCGGTGAGCTTCTTCAGCTTGGCGAAATTGCGCTCGGCGAGCAGCGCGAGGTGCCTGTCGACGATCTCCAGTGCCAGCGTCCGGGTGCGGTCCTCGGGCAGGGTGCGCAGCTGCAGCGACAGGCATTCCTGCGGTGTGCGCGCGGCGATGCCGACCGGATCGAGGTGCTGCACGTGGTGCAACGCGATCGCCAGGTCGTCGAGCTCGACGCCGGACTCGGGGACGAGCAGCTCGAGGAGTTCTTCCAGCGGCTGATGCAGGTAGCCGTCGTCGTCCAGGGCCTCGATGATCAGCCGCGCCAGCGTGCGGTCGCGGTCCGACAGCGGGGACAGGGCGATCTGCTGGTCGAGGTGCTCGCGCAGCGAGATGCCGGCGGCCTGAAGATCCTGGTAGTCGGTGTCGTCGTCTTCGCCGCGGCTGCCGGCGCCCTGGCCGACGTTCGACCAGTCGATGCCTTCGTCCTCGGTGCCGTCGTGCGCGCGGGTGTCGGCCTCGCCCTCGCCGGGGGCGGGCGAGGGGTC
Proteins encoded in this window:
- a CDS encoding multifunctional CCA addition/repair protein, with the protein product MQAYVVGGAVRDALLGLPVQDRDWVVVGSTPEAMLAQGFRPVGRDFPVFLHPETNEEYALARTERKSGHGYTGFVCHASPEVTLEQDLLRRDLTINAIARDGEGRLIDPYGGVRDLEARIFRHVSPAFAEDPLRILRVARFAARFTAFTVAPETLALMRRMVASGEVDHLVAERVWQEFARGLMEARPSRMIRSLRDCGALARLLPELDRLFGIPQPAQYHPEIDTGEHVLQVLDHAAACALPLAVRWACLMHDLGKGDTPAHVLPHHYGHEAASARRAREVSIRLKAPAECRELAEMVAREHGILGQVAVLRPQTVVELLERCDVLRRPERFERMLQAAACDHAGRGAAAPNQTASWPPLARWRAAAQAVRALDAGAIARGCRDKSGIAHALHAARVAAVRTLDNTTALDRGEAPSRPAAPPFRGKTDPAA
- a CDS encoding glutathione S-transferase family protein → MKLIIGNKNYSSWSLRAWLAAREGGFTFEEIRIPLFIPGSRERILSHSPSGKVPCLIDHGLAVWDSLAIGEYLAEKNPALLPADGTARAVARAVTAEMHSGFQNLRGRMPMNIRKDYAGFGHSPEVDADIARVGTIWSDCRSRFGAGGPYLFGAFSLADAAFAPVAFRFRTFGVKPAGAAGDYLATLLANPHMQDWAAAAHSESESIAEEDLYG
- a CDS encoding complex I NDUFA9 subunit family protein, with translation MIPQRVVLIGGSGFIGGAIANRLSAAGMSVLVATRRRSRAGALLLLPTVEVIEADVHDPATLASLVDGADAVVSMVGILHSRPGTPYGPDFARAHVELPQKIVAACRAAAVPRLVHISALGASSDGPSEYQRSKAAGETAIRAAGTDIAWTILRPSVVFGRGDHFLNLFAGLVALFPVLPLAGAGTRFQPVHVEDVAEVMYQCLVRPEAAGQTYELAGPTVYTLRQLVDYVAALTARPRLVLPLPESLALLQARLMELAPQPLMSRDNVRSMRVDNVAHGVPLPFGLQPTAIEAAVPGWLGPKAARAHYPPFRGHARR
- a CDS encoding lytic transglycosylase domain-containing protein, which translates into the protein MKKTFWASLFAAVSLFPGVLHAQSPVTDEAEQRILAAREALRSGDRNTLERLAAVSTAHPLDIYPRYWLLVNKLARSEPPPTAELQAFLTAAAGSNLAERLRADWLRRLAGDGDWAAFMALYPALQNPDAELRCTAWTARLLTGDANAASEVASRWETLSDAPAACELPLRNAAASGQVDEERVWWRIRRQIDSRTPNTALASLSLLPPASAPAAPSLEQAIRSPAPWLDRLPANFAVTRAGRELALAALARLAREDARAAHVRLLRIQDRLGADERGYAHLVIATHAAIDQLPEAGALFAAAGTIDSTPLQRAWRVRAALRVQDWQAVRSAIEQMPVDERDSADWTYWLGRAYAASGEAGQAEALFRRIAGEAHFYGMLAGEALGHAFAPPPATAPLPRARLEEAERDPSLRRALALYRLELRTEALREWIWGVRDRDEAFRLAAAHLALRHELYDRTINTAELANPRSNFELRFLTPYRDLIEPQVHAQGLDLGWVYGLMRQESRFAAPARSSAGAQGLMQVMPATAKWVAGKIGLSDYHPRRLSDPHTNVLLGTSYMRLIMEGLDRHPVLASAGYNAGPSRARRWRDAVPLEGAIYIETIPFDETRDYVKKVLANAVVYSAMLEKKPQSLQARLGTVAPSLASE
- a CDS encoding 5-formyltetrahydrofolate cyclo-ligase encodes the protein MTSALSSRTDSDARRKRMREHALKLRQALPAETRAALTLRLGRHLDRLIADLQPASVGFCWPYRAEPDLRDWVRCWLAAASGRVAALPVVVERHAPMLFRAWTPGVPMPLDRHGIPHPAAGESLVPDVLLVPLNAFDDRGYRLGYGGGYFDRTLAVMSTVAVGVGFELGRVPDTLPQAHDRPMDWLATEAGVMRARCPPGACR
- the ilvA gene encoding threonine ammonia-lyase, biosynthetic yields the protein MSAGTDRPLPPEAPLRPAPAPHCRPRACRGAGSAVTLERFAAEHKPAMSTPTDYLERILTAQVYDVAVETPLDLATNLSARTHNRIYLKREDMQPVFSFKIRGAYNKMARLSPQALRRGVICASAGNHAQGVALSAAKLGVRAVIVMPDTTPQIKVDAVKARGGEVVLAGESYSDAYTHAKELEKNEKLTFVHPFDDPDVIAGQGTIGMEILRAHPKPIHAVFCAVGGGGLLAGVAAYIKRLRPETKVIGVETVDANAMTLSLAEGRPVELEQVGIFADGTAVKRVGDETFRLCQQYVDEMILVDNDAICAAIKDVFEDTRSILEPSGALAVAGAKEYARRHKLRDKNLVAVASGANMNFDRLRFIAERAELGEQREALLAVTIPEKPGSFRKFISVIGNRNITEFNYRYADTELAHIFVGVTVHNRGEVGRLVEMLARHELPALDLTDDEMAKTHVRYMVGGRSPQADNEVVYRFTFPERPGALMKFLSNLRSDWNISLFHYRNHGSDFGRVLVGMQVPPADKPAFAGFLQRLGYEYVAESDNPAYRLFLSGTGD
- the hprK gene encoding HPr(Ser) kinase/phosphatase — protein: MRQTSVARLYEAHRHSLQLTHVSGRLDARISVADERIWPADLVGHLNLIHPSRLQVLGAAELAWSLRQSHDKVSHHIKEILAARPPAIIVADGCEAVAVLLGACQTYDVALFTTPQPSASVIDLLRLHLSRELAEKISLHGVFMDVLGLGVLITGDSGAGKSELALELISRGHGLVADDIVELSRIAPAVLEGRSPEMLQDFIEVRGLGILNIRTIFGETACRRKMRLRLVCHLERRQPGAGDPSRLPLQQEQQDILGVRVARVVLPVAAGRNLAVLLEAAVRSTILQLRGIDSTQEFIDRQARAMQGIPGASDT
- the ptsN gene encoding PTS IIA-like nitrogen regulatory protein PtsN, with the translated sequence MSLIPQLLPLSNVVVDLEASSKKRVFEQAGLLFENNQGIARSTVFDSLFTRERLGSTGLGQGIAIPHGRIKGLKEAAGAFLRLATPVQFDAPDGRPVNMLFVLLVPEQANETHLQLLSELAQMFSDRDFRDTLQNAPDAATIHRMFLNWGADASDQRRAAV
- the hpf gene encoding ribosome hibernation-promoting factor, HPF/YfiA family, with the translated sequence MNLNITGHHIEVTPAIRDYVSSKLDRVIRHFDNVTSVAVILSVEKLRQKAEVTLHVRGKDIFVESDDADLYAAIDAMADKLDRQVQKYKQKQAEHNHDALKHQVPEA
- a CDS encoding RNA polymerase factor sigma-54; this encodes MKTSLQLKLSQHLTLTPQLQQSIKLLQLSTIELNQEIERFLLENPMLEREDGEDGEGGDGLPSSPGAAPVHDPSPAPGEGEADTRAHDGTEDEGIDWSNVGQGAGSRGEDDDTDYQDLQAAGISLREHLDQQIALSPLSDRDRTLARLIIEALDDDGYLHQPLEELLELLVPESGVELDDLAIALHHVQHLDPVGIAARTPQECLSLQLRTLPEDRTRTLALEIVDRHLALLAERNFAKLKKLTGCDDDSLRAAQALICSLDPHPGMRYSLHETRYVLPDVIVRKLRGQWTVRLNQEAMPRLRINRLYASLLQQNRAQGGGLGAQLQEARWLIKNVQQRFDTILRVSQAIVDQQRQFFDHGDVAMRPLTLREIADQLELHESTVSRVTTQKFMATPRGVFELKYFFGSHVATDTGGAASSTAIRALIRQLVDAEDSKKPLSDARIAEVLGQQGIVVARRTIAKYRESLNIPPVSLRKSI